One Branchiostoma floridae strain S238N-H82 chromosome 1, Bfl_VNyyK, whole genome shotgun sequence genomic region harbors:
- the LOC118425960 gene encoding QRFP-like peptide receptor has protein sequence MTTFMFILQVKYLLSKTRAGIILALVWVVSVGVATPMLFVHKAEEIHDFLYEQRFVTCQEKWWGQTQQTSYTIFNLVVLFIIPLLTMTSLYIRIAHRLWVQQPVGVTGNFAHGNSVRRKRQAVKMLVVVVLLFAVCWLPYHTVTVRNELTGLRLEEKSAKLLIAIVQLIAFSNSFNNPVVYAILNENFKKNFMTMLRCRVNRVSPQQVTPNTLQTPLEQSTRSCRLPAGPPNQQI, from the exons atgACAACTTTCATGTTCATCCTCCAGGTCAAGTACCTCCTGAGCAAGACCCGTGCCGGCATCATCCTGGCTCTGGTGTGGGTGGTTTCTGTCGGCGTGGCCACGCCCATGCTCTTCGTCCACAAGGCGGAGGAGATTCACGACTTCCTGTACGAGCAGCGCTTCGTGACCTGTCAGGAAAAATGGTGGGGGCAAACTCAGCAGACATCCTACACCATCTTCAACCTCGTGGTTCTGTTCATCATCCCGCTGCTCACCATGACCAGCCTGTACATCCGCATCGCTCACCGCCTGTGGGTGCAGCAGCCAGTCGGTGTGACCGGGAACTTCGCGCACGGCAACTCCGTTCGCCGCAAGCGTCAGGCCGTCAAGATGCTGGTGGTTGTCGTGTTGCTGTTCGCCGTTTGCTGGTTGCCCTACCACACCGTCACGGTGAGGAACGAGTTGACTGGACTTCGACTTGAGGAGAAATCTGCCAAGCTACTGATCGCCATTGTGCAGCTCATTGCTTTCAGCAACAG CTTCAACAACCCCGTAGTGTACGCCATCCTCAACGAGAACTTCAAGAAGAACTTCATGACGATGCTGCGATGTCGGGTGAACAGAGTTTCTCCACAGCAAGTCACTCCCAACACCCTGCAGACTCCCTTGGAACAGTCCACACGCAGCTGTAGACTGCCAGCGGGACCTCCGAACCAGCAGAtctag